The proteins below are encoded in one region of Neoasaia chiangmaiensis:
- a CDS encoding FecCD family ABC transporter permease, translating to MARYRFVLPVALSVLLLVMLGALGTGRYAIAPVHIVQALAGGGDATTHVVVWQARLPRLLAAAMIGAGLAVSGATYQAVFRNPLVAPDLLGVLSGAAFGAASAILLGASGAGVQAGAFGGGILAMATGLGVARLLGGGGLLALVLGGLIANAIFTALVSLMKYVADPQDQLPAIVYWLLGSLAQVGWGQIVWLTPALVLALVPLLAAGRIMDVLSLDDDEARSLGVPARTWRLAAIGFATFLAALTVSVAGIIGWVGLLTPHLARLLVGAPHRRMVPLSAVLGAVGVVLADTVARTLTPGEIPLGMLTELFGAVAFVLVLRRLRQDVA from the coding sequence ATGGCACGATATCGGTTCGTTCTGCCGGTCGCGCTATCGGTGTTGCTGCTGGTCATGCTGGGGGCGTTGGGAACCGGGCGCTATGCGATCGCGCCGGTCCACATCGTGCAGGCGCTGGCGGGGGGTGGCGATGCGACGACGCATGTGGTCGTCTGGCAGGCGCGTCTGCCGCGCCTGCTGGCGGCGGCGATGATCGGGGCCGGACTGGCGGTGAGTGGCGCGACGTATCAGGCCGTGTTCCGCAATCCGCTGGTGGCGCCCGACCTGCTGGGCGTGCTGAGCGGTGCGGCATTCGGCGCGGCTTCGGCAATCCTGCTGGGTGCATCGGGCGCGGGCGTGCAGGCGGGAGCGTTCGGCGGCGGCATTCTGGCCATGGCGACGGGGCTGGGGGTGGCACGGCTGCTCGGTGGCGGGGGATTGCTGGCGCTTGTTCTGGGCGGGCTGATCGCCAATGCCATTTTCACGGCGCTTGTTTCCCTGATGAAATACGTGGCCGATCCGCAGGATCAGCTGCCGGCCATCGTCTACTGGCTGCTGGGCAGTCTGGCGCAGGTCGGCTGGGGGCAGATCGTCTGGCTGACGCCTGCGCTGGTGTTGGCGCTCGTGCCGCTGCTGGCGGCGGGGCGGATCATGGACGTCCTGTCGCTGGACGATGACGAGGCGCGCAGTCTGGGTGTGCCGGCCCGGACGTGGCGGCTGGCGGCCATCGGGTTCGCGACGTTTCTGGCCGCGCTGACCGTTTCGGTTGCGGGCATCATCGGCTGGGTCGGGCTGCTGACGCCGCATCTGGCGCGGCTGCTGGTCGGCGCGCCGCATCGGCGGATGGTGCCGTTGAGTGCTGTTCTGGGGGCCGTGGGTGTGGTGCTGGCCGATACGGTGGCGCGCACCCTGACGCCGGGCGAGATACCGCTTGGCATGTTGACGGAACTGTTCGGCGCGGTGGCTTTCGTGCTGGTCCTGCGTCGCTTGCGGCAGGACGTGGCCTGA
- a CDS encoding copper resistance system multicopper oxidase, with amino-acid sequence MPVPSPPRGPALARRTFMAAGASTLAARPHAFARTPRPYPGVVPPIARDRYDLTIGRTPLHIDGKFLNAPSVDGGVPGPVLRWREGDTVTLNIRNTLDEPTSIHWHGIRLPADMDGVPGLSFRGIPPGETFTYRFPVRQSGSYWYHSHSGGQEAQGLYGAIVIDPEGGDTIAHDRDYSIVLSDWSDVPPADIVDNLKMNSDYYSFRQRTVASLFGQARQQGLMGAIGNRLQWARMRMAATDISDVSGVIYSHLMNGLPPDANWTGLFKPGERVRLRFVNASAMSFYDVRIPGLEMSVVQADGNDIVPVPVDEFRIGVAETYDVIVQPRDERAYTIFVQSEDRTGHARGTLAPRYGMSAPVPPMDPRPVRTMVDMGMGNMPMHDHAMPMPPAPASQAPMSQPPKDDMPDMDMPDMDMPPHDKPATAAKPVIEDPGPPPLNVENQNVAAMPIDRLGSPGDGLENNGRRVLNYRQLRALRRGTDLRPPTREIVIHLTGNMTRYIWGFDGRKFSEAAPVMLRLGERVRFTLINDTMMEHPIHLHGLWSELENGQGDFRPYKHTVISQPGSKLSYLVTADAPGRWAFHCHLMYHMDLGMFRTVIVA; translated from the coding sequence ATGCCTGTCCCTTCGCCCCCACGCGGTCCCGCGCTGGCGCGCCGCACCTTCATGGCCGCCGGCGCGTCCACCCTCGCCGCACGCCCACACGCCTTCGCCCGGACGCCACGCCCCTACCCGGGCGTCGTGCCCCCGATCGCGCGCGACCGCTACGACCTGACGATCGGCCGCACGCCGCTGCATATCGACGGCAAGTTCCTGAACGCCCCCAGCGTGGATGGCGGCGTGCCCGGCCCCGTCCTGCGCTGGCGCGAGGGCGACACGGTAACGCTCAACATCCGGAACACCCTGGATGAGCCGACCTCGATCCACTGGCACGGCATCCGCCTGCCCGCCGACATGGACGGCGTACCCGGCCTGAGCTTTCGCGGCATCCCGCCGGGCGAGACCTTCACCTACCGCTTTCCCGTCCGGCAAAGCGGCAGCTACTGGTATCACAGCCATTCCGGCGGACAGGAAGCGCAGGGGCTTTACGGCGCGATCGTCATCGATCCCGAAGGCGGCGATACGATTGCCCATGACCGCGATTATTCCATCGTCCTGTCGGACTGGAGCGATGTGCCTCCTGCCGACATCGTCGATAATCTTAAGATGAACAGCGACTACTATTCGTTTCGCCAACGCACGGTGGCATCGCTGTTCGGGCAGGCCCGGCAACAGGGCCTGATGGGCGCCATCGGCAACCGCCTGCAATGGGCGCGGATGCGCATGGCCGCGACGGATATCTCCGATGTCAGCGGCGTCATCTATTCCCATCTGATGAACGGCCTGCCGCCGGACGCCAACTGGACCGGCCTGTTCAAACCCGGTGAGCGGGTCCGCCTGCGCTTCGTCAACGCCTCAGCTATGTCGTTCTACGACGTGCGCATTCCGGGTCTGGAGATGTCGGTCGTGCAGGCGGACGGCAACGACATCGTCCCCGTGCCGGTGGACGAATTCCGGATCGGCGTGGCCGAAACCTATGACGTGATCGTCCAGCCGCGCGACGAACGCGCCTATACGATCTTCGTCCAGAGCGAGGACCGCACCGGCCACGCCCGTGGCACGCTCGCCCCGCGATACGGCATGAGCGCCCCCGTGCCGCCGATGGACCCCCGGCCCGTTCGCACCATGGTGGACATGGGGATGGGCAACATGCCGATGCACGATCATGCCATGCCCATGCCGCCAGCACCGGCCTCCCAGGCACCGATGTCCCAGCCCCCGAAAGACGATATGCCGGACATGGACATGCCCGACATGGACATGCCGCCGCATGACAAACCGGCCACCGCCGCAAAACCGGTGATCGAAGACCCCGGACCACCGCCGCTCAACGTCGAGAACCAGAACGTGGCCGCGATGCCGATCGACCGCCTCGGCAGTCCCGGCGACGGGCTGGAGAACAACGGCCGGCGCGTCCTGAACTACCGGCAATTGCGCGCCCTGCGTCGCGGCACCGACCTGCGTCCGCCCACGCGCGAGATCGTCATACACCTCACCGGCAACATGACGCGCTACATCTGGGGTTTCGACGGCCGGAAATTTTCCGAGGCCGCCCCCGTCATGCTGCGTCTGGGCGAGCGCGTGCGCTTCACCCTCATCAACGATACGATGATGGAACACCCGATCCATCTGCACGGCTTATGGAGCGAACTGGAAAACGGCCAGGGCGATTTCCGCCCCTACAAGCACACCGTCATCTCCCAGCCCGGCTCGAAGCTGAGCTATCTCGTCACCGCCGACGCGCCCGGTCGATGGGCGTTTCACTGCCACCTGATGTATCACATGGATCTGGGCATGTTCCGTACGGTGATCGTGGCATGA
- the ade gene encoding adenine deaminase yields the protein MQQTIARRVAQGQGLEPADVVVRNVRLFDLVTGDLIDTDIAVCGDTIVGTLGRYEGRREIDGRGRIAVPGFIDTHLHVESSLVTPFEFDRCVLPHGVTTAICDPHEMANVLGTAAFDYFLACAERTVMDLRVNLSSCVPATPMETSGAALVASDLLPYRDHPKVIGLAEFMNFPGVLNGDAGCLDKLAAFAGGHIDGHAPLLRGRALNGYLAAGIATDHEATAADEALEKIRKGMTVLIREGSVCKDLAALVPLLTPETAAFFAFCTDDRNPLEIAHEGHLDFMIRTAIARGVAPVAAYRAASLTAATAFGLRDRGMIAPGRRADIVLLDDLRECRVSDVISAGRLVDDALFAAREIVPPVGLESVRLARAVTAADMAVAGDGRDMPVIGIVPGQIITDFLRDDLPSADGVVSGDPARDIAKVCVVARHGMNDNIGRGFVRGFGLREGALASSVGHDSHNICVVGTNDADMAAAVNRLAATGGGFVAVRDGEIVAELGLPVAGLMSDAPFETVRDALVELRRVARGLGGALEEPFLQLAFLPLPVIPHLKITDRGMIDVSTMTLV from the coding sequence ATGCAGCAGACGATCGCACGCCGTGTGGCGCAGGGGCAGGGTCTCGAGCCGGCGGATGTGGTCGTTCGCAATGTGCGGTTGTTCGATCTCGTTACCGGCGATCTGATCGACACCGATATCGCCGTATGCGGTGACACGATCGTCGGCACGCTGGGGCGTTACGAGGGGCGGCGCGAGATCGACGGGCGTGGCCGTATCGCGGTGCCGGGCTTCATCGACACGCATCTGCACGTCGAATCCTCGCTGGTGACGCCTTTCGAGTTCGATCGCTGCGTCCTGCCGCATGGTGTGACGACCGCGATCTGCGACCCGCACGAGATGGCGAATGTTCTGGGGACGGCGGCGTTCGACTATTTCCTGGCCTGTGCCGAGCGTACGGTGATGGATCTGCGCGTCAATCTTTCCAGCTGCGTGCCGGCCACGCCGATGGAGACGTCCGGCGCGGCGCTGGTGGCGTCCGACCTGCTGCCCTATCGGGACCACCCCAAGGTGATCGGGCTGGCGGAATTCATGAACTTTCCCGGCGTGCTGAACGGCGATGCCGGCTGCCTGGACAAGCTGGCGGCTTTCGCGGGCGGGCATATCGACGGTCATGCGCCCCTGCTGCGCGGGCGGGCGCTGAACGGTTATCTGGCCGCGGGTATCGCGACCGATCATGAAGCGACGGCGGCGGACGAGGCGCTGGAGAAGATCCGCAAGGGCATGACCGTACTGATCCGCGAGGGGTCGGTCTGCAAGGATCTGGCCGCGCTCGTGCCGTTGCTGACGCCGGAGACGGCGGCGTTCTTCGCGTTCTGCACGGACGACCGCAATCCGCTGGAGATCGCCCATGAAGGGCATCTGGATTTCATGATCCGCACGGCCATCGCGCGTGGCGTGGCGCCCGTCGCGGCCTATCGCGCGGCATCGCTGACGGCGGCGACGGCCTTCGGCCTGCGCGATCGGGGCATGATCGCGCCGGGGAGGCGGGCGGATATCGTCCTGCTGGACGACCTGCGGGAATGCCGCGTGTCGGACGTGATCTCGGCGGGGCGGCTGGTGGACGATGCGTTGTTCGCCGCGCGGGAGATCGTGCCGCCGGTCGGGCTGGAGAGCGTCAGGCTCGCGCGCGCGGTGACGGCGGCGGACATGGCGGTTGCGGGCGATGGGCGCGACATGCCGGTGATCGGCATCGTGCCGGGGCAGATCATCACCGACTTCCTGCGCGATGATCTGCCGAGCGCGGATGGCGTGGTTTCGGGCGATCCGGCGCGGGATATCGCCAAGGTGTGCGTCGTGGCGCGGCACGGCATGAACGACAATATCGGGCGCGGTTTCGTGCGCGGGTTCGGGCTGCGGGAGGGAGCGCTGGCGTCCTCCGTCGGGCATGACAGTCACAATATCTGCGTCGTCGGGACGAATGACGCGGATATGGCGGCGGCGGTGAACCGGCTGGCCGCGACCGGTGGCGGGTTCGTGGCGGTGCGCGACGGCGAGATCGTGGCCGAGCTGGGGTTGCCGGTGGCGGGGCTGATGAGCGATGCGCCGTTCGAGACGGTGCGCGATGCGCTGGTCGAGCTGCGCCGTGTGGCGCGCGGCCTTGGCGGTGCGCTGGAGGAGCCGTTCCTGCAACTGGCTTTTCTGCCGTTGCCGGTCATTCCCCATTTGAAGATCACCGATCGCGGGATGATCGACGTTTCGACGATGACGCTGGTCTGA
- a CDS encoding heavy-metal-associated domain-containing protein — translation MSETVTIKVEGMSCGGCSSRLAKTLSAIDGVASADVSHEAGTAVVAYDPARTRPQALHDAIEDAGFDVAV, via the coding sequence ATGAGTGAAACCGTCACCATCAAGGTCGAAGGCATGTCCTGCGGGGGGTGCTCCAGTCGTCTGGCCAAGACGTTGAGCGCGATCGATGGCGTCGCGTCGGCCGACGTCAGCCATGAAGCCGGGACGGCTGTCGTGGCCTACGACCCGGCGCGCACGCGGCCGCAGGCGCTGCATGATGCCATCGAGGATGCCGGGTTCGACGTGGCGGTCTGA
- a CDS encoding copper resistance protein B, translated as MTMSSGNNGTTPPAYIDGIMPVMDQRTYFHGLLDEFEGRYAPGGADFRWDGEAWYGGDYNRLWLKSEGTLNHGRLSDGDQELLYSRAISTYFNLQGGVRADLDDGPTRTWGAFGIQGLSLYNFEVQATGYVSDRGRFATRLEGSYDILITNRLILQPQAEINFYTRADPSRQVGAGISDIDTGLRLRYEFSRKFAPYVAVTYAGSLAQARHIVRAQGQATGTTRFTFGIRTWF; from the coding sequence ATGACCATGTCATCCGGCAACAACGGCACGACGCCGCCCGCCTATATCGACGGCATCATGCCGGTCATGGACCAGCGCACCTATTTCCATGGCCTTCTGGACGAGTTCGAAGGACGATACGCCCCCGGCGGCGCGGACTTCCGCTGGGATGGCGAAGCCTGGTACGGCGGCGATTACAACCGCCTCTGGCTGAAAAGCGAAGGCACCCTGAACCATGGACGCCTGAGCGACGGCGATCAGGAACTGCTCTACAGCCGTGCCATCTCCACCTATTTCAACCTGCAAGGGGGCGTCCGCGCCGATCTGGACGACGGCCCCACGCGCACATGGGGCGCTTTCGGCATCCAGGGCCTCTCGCTCTATAATTTCGAGGTGCAGGCCACAGGCTATGTCAGCGACCGGGGACGCTTCGCCACCCGTCTGGAGGGCTCCTACGACATCCTCATCACCAACCGCCTCATCCTTCAGCCACAGGCGGAAATCAATTTCTACACCAGGGCCGATCCATCGCGTCAGGTCGGCGCGGGCATTTCGGACATCGATACGGGCCTGCGCCTGCGTTACGAATTCTCCCGCAAGTTCGCGCCCTATGTCGCCGTCACCTATGCCGGGTCGCTGGCGCAGGCCCGGCATATCGTCCGCGCGCAAGGGCAGGCCACCGGCACAACCCGCTTCACTTTCGGCATCCGGACGTGGTTCTGA
- a CDS encoding heavy metal translocating P-type ATPase yields the protein MSQELDFVVEGMSCAACAARIEKVLNRIDGVAALVNFANARAQVDLAEDATPSTVVEAVRRSGFDVAGREVDLSLGGMSCAACAARIEKLLNRLPVTEASVNFAAERAHVRFVPGIVSVEDMIGRIEKAGFTARLVDDEVPDDPAVRRDAAWRRERRDFVITALLAAPLFIEMAAMFAHRMLLPLWMQFVLATAVQVFGARHLYGRSWNAVRGGSANMDVLVVLGTGIAYVFSSVVFLLGLHQPVYFEASATIITLISLGRLLESRAKNRTSAGIERLLHLRPAIAHVVDGEAIIDRPVASLRVGDVFVVRPGESVPVDACVVAGASDIDESMLTGESVPVLKREKDEIFAGTMNANGTLRARATGVGADTALSRIVRMVEQAQGSKAPMQRLADRVSGVFVPVVLGLALLTFLVGWAVIGSASWSLISAVSVLVIACPCSLGLATPTAIMVGTGKGAQAGILFRHAEALERAQKLTTLVLDKTGTLTEGAPSVSDVRAAPDVGIARLLAVAVGLEQDSEHPLARAIVAHAAAEKVAPVSVSGFQAVPGQGVTAQIDGQSARLGAPRFLRENGVALDDARIADWEAQGRTVIAVALGDRPLGLIALADRLRPDAVATVRALHDRGLRVVMLTGDNARAAARVAQEAGIDDVMAEVLPGEKADRVSALRRDGAVVGMVGDGINDAPALAAADIGFAIGAGSAVAIDTADVVLMRSELTGLLDALSLSRATLAKIRQNLFFAFVYNLLGLPLAALGLLNPIVAGAAMAMSSVSVVSNSLLLNRWRPRQLARTAGSR from the coding sequence ATGTCGCAGGAACTGGATTTCGTCGTCGAGGGGATGAGTTGCGCGGCCTGCGCTGCGCGGATCGAGAAGGTGCTCAACCGGATCGACGGCGTGGCGGCGCTTGTAAACTTTGCCAATGCGCGCGCGCAGGTCGATCTGGCGGAGGACGCGACGCCCTCGACCGTCGTGGAGGCGGTGCGCCGGAGTGGCTTCGATGTGGCGGGGCGCGAGGTCGATCTCTCGCTCGGCGGGATGAGCTGCGCGGCCTGTGCCGCGCGGATCGAGAAGCTGCTCAACCGCCTGCCCGTCACGGAGGCCAGCGTCAATTTCGCCGCCGAGCGGGCGCATGTGCGTTTCGTCCCGGGGATCGTCTCGGTCGAGGATATGATCGGACGGATCGAGAAGGCCGGGTTCACGGCCCGACTGGTTGATGACGAGGTGCCGGACGATCCGGCGGTGCGGCGTGATGCGGCGTGGCGGCGGGAGCGGCGCGATTTCGTCATCACCGCGTTGCTGGCCGCGCCGCTGTTCATCGAGATGGCGGCGATGTTCGCCCATCGCATGCTGTTGCCGCTCTGGATGCAGTTCGTGCTGGCGACGGCGGTGCAGGTGTTCGGCGCGCGGCATCTTTATGGCCGGTCCTGGAATGCGGTGCGGGGCGGTTCCGCGAACATGGATGTGCTGGTCGTGCTGGGTACCGGCATCGCCTACGTGTTCAGCAGTGTCGTCTTTCTGCTGGGGCTGCATCAGCCGGTTTATTTCGAAGCCAGTGCGACGATCATCACGCTGATCTCGCTCGGACGGCTTCTGGAGTCGCGCGCGAAGAACCGCACCAGCGCCGGAATCGAGCGCCTGCTGCATTTGCGGCCGGCGATTGCGCATGTTGTCGATGGCGAGGCGATCATCGACCGGCCTGTCGCATCGCTGCGGGTGGGCGATGTATTCGTCGTGCGACCGGGAGAAAGCGTTCCGGTGGATGCGTGCGTCGTGGCGGGGGCCTCGGACATCGACGAATCCATGCTGACCGGCGAAAGCGTGCCGGTTCTGAAGCGGGAGAAGGACGAGATTTTCGCCGGCACGATGAACGCCAACGGCACGCTGCGCGCGCGCGCGACCGGCGTCGGGGCCGATACGGCGCTGTCCCGGATCGTGCGGATGGTCGAGCAGGCACAGGGGTCGAAAGCCCCGATGCAGCGTCTGGCGGACCGGGTTTCGGGTGTTTTCGTGCCGGTGGTTCTGGGTCTGGCGCTGCTGACGTTTCTGGTGGGCTGGGCTGTCATCGGGTCCGCTTCGTGGAGTCTGATATCCGCCGTGTCGGTTCTGGTGATTGCCTGTCCCTGTTCGCTGGGGCTGGCGACGCCGACGGCGATCATGGTCGGCACCGGCAAGGGGGCGCAGGCCGGTATCCTGTTCCGTCATGCCGAGGCGCTGGAGCGGGCGCAGAAGCTGACGACGCTGGTGCTGGACAAGACCGGCACGCTGACGGAAGGCGCGCCGTCGGTCAGTGACGTCCGGGCGGCGCCGGATGTCGGGATCGCGCGGCTGCTGGCGGTGGCGGTGGGTCTGGAGCAGGATTCCGAACACCCGCTGGCACGGGCCATCGTCGCGCACGCGGCGGCGGAGAAGGTCGCGCCGGTTTCGGTGAGTGGTTTTCAGGCCGTGCCGGGGCAGGGCGTGACGGCGCAGATCGATGGACAATCCGCACGGCTGGGTGCGCCGCGCTTCCTGCGCGAGAACGGCGTGGCGCTGGATGACGCGCGGATCGCCGACTGGGAAGCGCAGGGCAGGACGGTGATCGCCGTGGCGCTGGGCGATCGTCCGCTGGGCCTGATCGCACTAGCGGACCGGTTGCGCCCGGACGCGGTGGCGACGGTGCGGGCGCTGCATGATCGTGGGCTGCGGGTTGTCATGCTGACGGGTGACAACGCCCGGGCGGCCGCCCGTGTCGCGCAGGAAGCGGGGATCGATGACGTGATGGCCGAGGTTCTGCCGGGCGAGAAGGCGGACCGCGTATCGGCCCTGCGGCGGGATGGGGCGGTGGTCGGCATGGTGGGAGATGGCATCAACGATGCGCCCGCGCTGGCGGCGGCGGATATCGGCTTTGCGATCGGCGCGGGTTCGGCCGTGGCGATCGATACGGCGGATGTGGTGCTGATGCGCAGCGAGCTGACGGGCCTGCTGGATGCGCTGTCGCTTTCGCGGGCGACGCTGGCGAAGATCCGGCAGAACCTGTTCTTTGCGTTCGTCTATAATCTGCTGGGTCTGCCGCTGGCGGCGCTGGGACTGCTCAACCCGATCGTGGCCGGCGCGGCGATGGCCATGAGTTCGGTTTCGGTGGTGAGCAATTCGCTCCTGCTCAACCGCTGGCGGCCCCGGCAGTTGGCGCGTACGGCTGGCTCGCGCTAA
- a CDS encoding ABC transporter ATP-binding protein encodes MATIAAGGVVFGRERPVLRGIDFALSGGEMVGLLGVNGAGKSTLLRVLLGLLAPQAGVVRLNGVALSGCRRSAIARSMAYVPQGQDRRLSFTVAEMVMLGRVPQAGLRGAVSMRDRRIVDQALERLGLHALAGRPCNALSGGEWQRVLLARALAQDTPILILDEPLSGLDYGHQLRLLDLLRQLAWEGKAVLLTSHRPEELFARADRVAVLRDGVIAADGAPEVVIEAAAMSALYDVPLRQVDEGRHRFFYRAEAPEG; translated from the coding sequence ATGGCCACGATTGCCGCCGGGGGCGTGGTGTTCGGGCGGGAGCGGCCTGTTCTGCGTGGCATCGACTTCGCGCTTTCCGGCGGGGAGATGGTCGGGCTGCTGGGCGTGAACGGCGCGGGAAAGAGCACCTTGCTGCGGGTTCTGCTCGGTTTGCTGGCGCCGCAGGCGGGCGTGGTGCGGCTGAATGGTGTGGCGCTGTCCGGCTGCCGGCGTTCGGCGATCGCCCGTTCCATGGCTTATGTGCCGCAGGGTCAGGATAGGCGGCTGTCCTTCACGGTTGCGGAGATGGTGATGCTCGGCCGGGTGCCGCAGGCCGGGCTGCGCGGTGCGGTGTCCATGCGGGATCGTCGGATCGTCGATCAGGCGCTTGAACGCCTGGGACTGCATGCGCTTGCCGGGCGGCCCTGCAATGCGCTCTCGGGCGGTGAGTGGCAGCGTGTGTTGCTGGCGCGCGCACTGGCGCAGGACACGCCGATCCTGATTCTCGACGAGCCGTTGAGCGGGCTGGATTACGGGCATCAGCTTCGGCTGCTCGACCTGTTGCGGCAACTGGCATGGGAGGGGAAGGCGGTGCTGCTGACCTCCCACCGGCCGGAGGAGCTTTTCGCGCGGGCGGATCGCGTGGCCGTGTTGCGCGATGGCGTGATTGCGGCGGATGGCGCGCCGGAGGTGGTGATCGAGGCCGCGGCGATGTCCGCGCTCTACGATGTGCCGCTGCGGCAGGTCGATGAGGGGCGGCATCGGTTTTTCTATCGGGCGGAGGCACCGGAAGGATGA
- a CDS encoding DUF885 domain-containing protein, with protein MIRNRLRRLLCATLPLPALIATAAQAAPSLRAIEKAHYEAEWSAKPSDATSAGIHRYDTRLDDVSLPFIARQAARLHRERAALTALDVSTLPQREQDDRDILVAVIDRELIDAERIQPFRRMPDSYVSLATESLYGLIDRDFAPLPVRMRAVIARERQIPALLALAEKQLADVPPVFLEIAREDLAGSFDFVGKNVPAAFASVSDTTLQTQLKATTQTTLAALARYRDFLNGLKATGQFALGADTMRAMLATDLVDLPLDRIVDAGKAQLRKDQADFIAAERMVDPAHPDQALATVREDHPTAENLNRTVLDQLKQAQDFVVSRNLLHLPSMSLPEVLDTPGFERSLITAATEWPGPFETHATTSFYYVTPIDPHLGARQAQEALEDFNRPALLNITVHEAMPGHFVQGLYLRANPQWSLVRRASASYATTEGWAHYTEQMMIEQGFDQANPKLHLMQLQDALLRDCRFLAAFGMHAQGMSLADATTMMQHECHQSSVAAYKEARRGTADPQYYAYTLGKLMILHLRDDMRAHQGSTFSLAAFHDGLLGAGLVPMKIIRREMTGEDAPLL; from the coding sequence ATGATAAGAAATCGCCTGCGCCGTCTCCTGTGCGCGACCTTGCCGCTCCCCGCCCTGATCGCCACCGCCGCGCAAGCGGCCCCGTCGCTCCGAGCCATCGAAAAGGCGCATTACGAGGCCGAATGGTCGGCCAAGCCATCGGACGCCACATCGGCGGGCATCCATCGATACGATACGCGGCTGGACGACGTCTCCCTGCCCTTCATCGCCCGCCAGGCGGCACGTCTGCATCGTGAGCGCGCGGCCCTGACCGCGCTGGATGTCTCGACCCTGCCGCAGCGCGAACAGGACGACCGCGATATCCTCGTGGCGGTGATCGACCGTGAACTGATCGACGCCGAGCGCATCCAGCCCTTCCGCCGCATGCCGGACAGCTATGTCTCGCTGGCGACGGAATCGCTCTACGGCCTGATCGACCGGGATTTCGCGCCCCTGCCGGTGCGGATGCGCGCCGTCATCGCCCGCGAACGCCAGATTCCCGCCCTGCTGGCGCTGGCCGAGAAGCAACTGGCCGACGTGCCACCGGTCTTTCTGGAAATCGCCCGGGAGGACCTGGCCGGTTCTTTCGATTTCGTCGGCAAGAACGTGCCGGCAGCCTTCGCCAGCGTCTCGGACACGACACTCCAGACACAACTCAAGGCGACGACGCAGACCACGCTCGCCGCCTTGGCCCGCTACCGTGATTTCCTGAACGGGCTGAAAGCCACCGGGCAATTCGCTCTGGGCGCCGATACGATGCGCGCCATGCTGGCGACCGATCTCGTGGACCTGCCGCTCGACAGGATCGTCGATGCCGGCAAGGCGCAACTGCGGAAGGATCAGGCGGACTTCATCGCGGCGGAACGCATGGTCGATCCCGCCCATCCCGATCAGGCCCTGGCGACCGTGCGGGAGGATCACCCGACAGCGGAAAACCTGAACAGGACCGTTCTGGACCAGTTGAAACAGGCGCAGGATTTCGTCGTCTCGCGCAATCTGCTGCATCTGCCCTCAATGTCCCTGCCGGAGGTTCTGGACACGCCGGGTTTCGAGCGCTCCCTCATCACGGCGGCGACGGAATGGCCCGGCCCGTTCGAGACCCACGCCACGACGTCCTTCTACTACGTCACGCCGATCGATCCGCATCTCGGCGCCAGACAGGCGCAGGAAGCGCTTGAGGACTTCAATCGCCCCGCCCTGCTGAACATCACGGTCCACGAAGCCATGCCGGGTCACTTCGTGCAGGGCCTCTATCTGCGGGCCAACCCGCAATGGTCACTCGTGCGCCGCGCCAGCGCCTCCTACGCCACGACGGAAGGCTGGGCGCATTATACCGAACAGATGATGATCGAGCAGGGCTTCGATCAGGCAAACCCGAAACTGCACCTCATGCAGCTTCAGGACGCACTGCTACGCGATTGCCGCTTCCTGGCGGCCTTCGGCATGCACGCGCAGGGCATGAGCCTGGCGGATGCCACGACCATGATGCAGCACGAATGCCATCAGTCCTCGGTCGCCGCCTACAAGGAAGCCCGTCGCGGCACCGCCGACCCGCAATACTACGCCTATACGCTCGGCAAGCTGATGATCCTGCATCTGCGAGACGACATGCGCGCCCATCAGGGCAGCACCTTCTCGCTGGCGGCGTTCCACGATGGACTGCTCGGCGCCGGGCTGGTGCCGATGAAGATCATCCGGCGTGAAATGACCGGGGAAGACGCGCCGCTGCTCTAA